One region of Candidatus Omnitrophota bacterium genomic DNA includes:
- a CDS encoding UDP-3-O-[3-hydroxymyristoyl] N-acetylglucosamine deacetylase (catalyzes the zinc dependent deacetylation of UDP-(3-O-acyl)-N-acetylglucosamine to UDP-3-O-(3-hydroxytetradecanoyl)-glucosamine in the second step of lipid A biosynthesis and catalyzes the dehydration of beta-hydroxyacyl-ACP to trans-2-acyl-ACP in fatty acid biosynthesis): MAKQRTIAKEVSLKGIGLHTAHKTSVTFKPAAANAGVFFMKNGVKITPDASKVSNTVRGTTIGEGENAVNTVEHLLAAFVGMGIDNICVVITADEPPIGDGSAMPFVKMIEEAGIVEQDAEKRYYT, encoded by the coding sequence ATGGCTAAACAGAGGACGATAGCGAAAGAAGTTTCTTTGAAGGGCATAGGACTGCACACGGCTCATAAAACATCCGTGACTTTCAAGCCGGCCGCGGCGAACGCCGGCGTTTTTTTCATGAAGAACGGCGTCAAGATCACCCCCGACGCCTCAAAGGTATCCAACACCGTCAGAGGCACGACGATAGGCGAGGGTGAAAACGCGGTAAACACCGTTGAGCACCTTCTGGCGGCTTTTGTCGGCATGGGCATAGACAACATCTGTGTCGTGATCACCGCTGACGAGCCGCCCATAGGCGACGGCAGCGCCATGCCTTTCGTGAAGATGATAGAGGAGGCGGGGATAGTGGAACAGGATGCCGAAAAAAGATATTACACG